TCATTTTTTTGATTGTTTTTTTAGGTTTATTGTTCTTTCACAGTGCGCTCTTATTTACCAAAATTAAATATAATGCTAGTCATTGCCAACAGAATAAAATTAGTGTTGTTTTTATTTTTTTATTAATTAGTATTGTTATTATTGCAATTTTTAATATTTTAGTGCTGGACTTAATTTCGTACCTAAAACATCATTTAATTTGATTTTTAAATATTAGTTTATTATTTTTTTTCATTATGTTTACAATTATAAATGCTAATAGTAAGATCATATATGAAATTTCCCGATTTTTTTTAATATTCTTTTCTCTTAGTATTTTCGCTTTTATTTTTAAATTTTATAATCTTATTCATTACGGATGATTAATATTAATTGCTGCTTTATTGTTCCTAACTTTTGGGCTAACTTTATTAACTTTTAAATTTGAACATAACATCTTATTAAAAAGAATTACTAACTATTTGCATTGATTAGTTTGATATTTTTTAGCGTCCTGTAGTATTTTTTTAATTATGCAGTTTAATCAAAAATTACAATTAAAAAAAATGATTACTGAAATTTTAACAATTTTAGTAATTAACCAAGTAATTATTAATATTTTATTGTGGTTTATTTATAAATGAAAAAATAATAGTCAAATTATTAACCAATTAAAACACTTAATAATTATTGAGAAAACTTTGTTTCGGTCTTTTTTACTAACTAATTTTTTATTTAAAAAACCAATTGTTATTAATGGTTATCGCCAGGTTAAAAATAATTAATTTTCATTATTAGTTGGTAAGATGTGCATTAATAATTAATTATTTTTAAAGAAAAGGGAGAATATTAAAAATGAAAAAATTACTTTCTATTTTAGGAACAACAAGTTTAATAGCAACTTCAACTGTTAGTTTAGTTGCTTGTCATAGTAAACCCATAACTGATAGTAAATATTTTGATACTGAAATTAATAATATTGATCCGGTTGTTAGAAACCAAGTTAAATATACAAGTAGTATTGCTAAAATTTTAATTGCTGCTCGCCATGAAAATATGAATACTTATGCGTATCCAACTTTGCAATATTTTTTGAATAACATGGCTAATAATTTGGCAGGTACTTTTGCAACAAAAAGTGGTGAAAGTGTAAAAGTTAGAGATTATATTGAGGGTTATCAAAAATTAAATAATTTAGAAGTTAATCCTCAAACTGCTAAATCAAACTCGGATGTTGATCATTATTATGATTTTAATAAAAATAATAATAAATACACAATTATGAATTCTATGGTGGAAACTCAAAACTTTGATAAATGAAATAAGCACCAAATTAGTATGGAAGATTTTGAATTAAATCCGAATACTTCGTGAGCACAATATGATACAGGTGCGTTAGCTAATACTTTATCACAATATTCACAAGGAGTTAATGACTACATTCAAGCTCGCCAGGGTTGATATAACTATTATAGTGATAAAACAAATCCAGGAATTTCAAATTTATTAATTTATAATTCTTTATCTTCACAACCTAATGAACAATACTTAAGTTATGTTGATAAAGATCATAAAGAAACAATTAAATTTGGAAATAAAATTGCTCGTCAATCTTCAGCATTATACAATTTATTTGGTACCAAGTATTTTAATTTAGCAATCAATGGGTTAACTAATTTTGGTAGAGGTTTTGAAATGCCTACTTTGTATGCTTTAACCCAAATTATGCCTTTTGCAAATACAGATTTTGAAAATGAAGAGGCTTTCGGATTTTTATTAGCAATTCCGTTAGCAATTATGACGTTACAAGCAAAAAGTCATTGGTTTGAATATAAAACTGGAAAACCAAAACCGAATTCACCATTACTAAAAGTTTTTAGTGAAAAAACTTTGATGGAAACTAAAGTAAAATTTAAAGATGGCACAACAAGCGGAGAATTTAGTTTATATGATATCTTATCAAAAATTAAGGTAATGAAATATTTTACCAACCCTTCAAAGCAGTATTTAGATGTTACTCACCCGGGACATGATAATTTATTTTTACGTTGGTATGCTATTTTAGACTCTTGATTTAAAAAAGCATTAGCCGCAGAAGAATTAGCTGGGAAACCTGTTAATAAAAAAAGTTTTAATAATATTATTACTAATGCAATGTTGGAAGAAACGAATAGTTTATTAAATGATCCGCTTTATAAAGAAATTATTAATAATATGTCAGATGAAGCTACAACTTTATTGCGGACTGTTGTTGAAATGTTAAAATATTCTGATTTTGATATCTATGACTTATTACGCGGATTTGGAAGTTTAGCAAATTGAATATATCAGGATACCGGTGAAGATTTTATCCCTAATGAGGCCAATGTTAGCCATATTGAAAAAGTTTATAATGCAGATAATCAGTTAGATGGTTATCAAAAAAAACTTAGTTTTGTTAGCCCTACTAGCAAATATGGGGAACTAATTTTACGAGAATATGGTTTAGAATCAAATAATACCTCTTATAAAAAAAATTCTTTCTTTGATTTATTATCAACATGGGCCCATGGTTCATTTGATACTAATTCAAATTCAGATGCTGATGCTTTACATGAATTTATTAATAATACAATTTCTTCAAAAGGAGGCTATTTAGGAAAACTAATTAATAACATCGATCAAGCAATGGGCGATGATTGATTTGATAATATTTTTTTAAATAAAAATTGAAATATTACTGCCGCAGGAAAAGGAATAGATGGTAGTACTTTAGGAAGAGTAATTAAAAACGGACAATTAGTTGGGGTTCGCTATCAATTAGATTACTATGGTTCAAAAGATCGTTCCACTGATTTAAATCATCATCAAGAACCACTTCGTTATACCAATTCGGTGACAGGAAGAGCTGCTAATTGAGATAAAAACCATCCTAAAGATCGCTTAGATGTACCAAATATGGCTCCTGATGATAGTTGAAATAAAGCTGATTGAGAGGCTTATGATGGCTTGGGAAATGAATACTTAAAAGATAGTGACCAAGTCAAATATAGTTATGTTGTTGAGTTTGATGATGAAGCAAGAATGTTGGAAAGACTTATCCAAAAAGATGATATAAATGTAAAAGCCTTTAAAATGTGTGATTTTGCTTGATATTATAATAATAAACGTTACTATTAAAATAATTTTTATTAAGAAAGAAACCAAATGGTTTCTTTTAATTTTATTTTTTAGAATCAAAAATTATTTTTTTAAAATAATTTATTAAATTATAGTATAATTATAATTACAATAAGTAATTATCAAATTGGATTACCAACCAGAGGATAAAACAGCGACCTTGATGTTTATAAATGATGAATAGCAATATTAATTATTTATGATTTTTGATTTAATTAAATGGGGTGAAAAAACATGGCAGTTAGTGTTAAAGATAACATTAAAACAGATTCAACAATTAAAAATCGTGTTAAATTATTAGACAAAAGGGTTAATTCTTTTACTGTTGAAAAATTATTAAGACATAATAATGGTGGCAAAGTGAAACCAGCCAATAAAATGATTGAGCAATATTATTTGCGCCGTGAGCAGAATGCATTGGAAGCTCGCAAAAAACGAGAAAAAGCCGCAAAAGGTGGCATATATAATCTTAGGTTAGCAAAATATGATAATATTTTTGCCGAAACAAAACGAAAATTAGATGAGAATCAAAAAGTTACAAAAATTAATCCACGCTTAAATCCGGGGAAAAAGATTACTTATGATCGCTTTGCCAACAAAAATTTAGAAAAATTAGCACTGAAAAAATCACCGAGTAAAAATCTTAATAAGCAAGATGTTATTGATATTCATGATTTAAATGCTAAGATGGAAAAACCAACGATTACTTATGATTCTCAAAAGGGAATTTATGTAATGCAAGATTCCTAATCAGTAAAAAAACCACCGGAAAGTTCTCCGACTTTTGAAACTAACGATGAGCAACCAGTTAGCAAGGTTGCCAAAGAACCGCGTCCAACAACAAGCGCATCACGTTATGCGCCTCGACGTACATATAGTAGTACTATTATTGTTGATCCGGCGAAACGACCAAGTTTTTTAGCTGAAATTCCCACACCAGATGATCGCCCAGCAAAAGACCAACCTACGTTAAAAACAAAACTAGTTCTTGCTGATAGAGAAAATAAAACTACTAAACCAGCACCAGCATCAGAGCGCTTTAGTAAAACAAAATTTTTACAAGAGTTAAATAATAATAACAAAGATAATTTAGCATTAGCAACTACTAATACCTTCAATTATAAATATCGTAGTTCACGAAAAACAGCGTGGGATTTCTTTTATAAGATCTTTGATAAAATTGGTTTTACTAAACTAGTTAATCATTCAAAAAAATGAAATAAATAAATTTTCGATTAAGTTATTTTTAATTAAATAGCTTATTTTTTATATTCCTAATTAACAACCAATAGTCATTGTGAGAGTAGCCTAATTTATGATATAATATATTCATATTGCAGACCAGTATGTGATGACAAAAAATGGAAATATTGCGGCTAATGGGGGGCTTATAGATATGAAAAAAGATATGATTACTTTAACAGTTCAAGAATTTATTGATTTGGTACCAGATGATAATATTCGAGAAGTTCGGAATGATGCGGAATATCAATTTGACTATGAAAGTTGAAAAACAATTATTTATTCATCAGGGAAATTAAAATTTATTTTACGTTATATTCAAGGGATTTTCCGTTGAATGGAAACTGTAGCAGATTTATCAGATTTAAGAATTAGTATTAGTGCAATTGTTGTTGACAAATTTAACTTTTCAATTTTTAAAAATGATTTACACATTTTTAATTGTAGTTTATCAACTAATTTTTATTTAATTTCCGAAGATGAATGAGCCGAAAAAATTACGGAAGCCCATTATTCAAACTTTGATATTGTTGATGGTGATTTAACCTATAATGCATTAGAATTAGGACAATGAAAAGGGGAAGAAGGCTTTGGAAAATTTATTAACATGTTATTAATGTTAATTCGCGAAACTGATAAATTTAAAACTAGTTCCTTACCAATCCAATGAATTGTTGAGTTTAAAGATCGCAAATTATCAATGTCAAGAATTAGAATGCAAATTGAATCATTACAAAATCGGAAAAAACCAGATAATGATTTCTTAACAACTAATAGTGATGATGAAACTCCCGAAGCAGATCTTGAACAATCTAAACGTCCATCGTTAGGAACCATTAATCAAGAAGAAACAACTTCTTCTTGAAATAAGTATTATAAAACTGATAAATAAGAAAAAAATATTTAACATTGATGAAGATTGTTAAATATTTTTTATTTAATTAAATTATTTAAATATAATGATTGCTGGTTTTATCTTTTTAATTCTTCATTATCCGAAAAATAAATAATTTCAAGTGAGGCTCCTCCTGATAAAGATTTTGTTCGATATGCTGGATATGCTGGTAAAGAATTGCTTGACATATATAATGATTCTAGAGATCTAGATTTCAAGTTGTCTTTTTCTTTTGCCAATTTATGTAGTTTCCTTTTGGTTGCTTCTCTTCTACTATTAATCTTGTGTTGCCCACTCGTAGGAATATTAGGACAACTTTTTGCTTTTTCCTCATCAGAAGAATCGGAACATTCCATAATTGATTC
The sequence above is drawn from the Spiroplasma eriocheiris genome and encodes:
- a CDS encoding lipoprotein yields the protein MKKLLSILGTTSLIATSTVSLVACHSKPITDSKYFDTEINNIDPVVRNQVKYTSSIAKILIAARHENMNTYAYPTLQYFLNNMANNLAGTFATKSGESVKVRDYIEGYQKLNNLEVNPQTAKSNSDVDHYYDFNKNNNKYTIMNSMVETQNFDKWNKHQISMEDFELNPNTSWAQYDTGALANTLSQYSQGVNDYIQARQGWYNYYSDKTNPGISNLLIYNSLSSQPNEQYLSYVDKDHKETIKFGNKIARQSSALYNLFGTKYFNLAINGLTNFGRGFEMPTLYALTQIMPFANTDFENEEAFGFLLAIPLAIMTLQAKSHWFEYKTGKPKPNSPLLKVFSEKTLMETKVKFKDGTTSGEFSLYDILSKIKVMKYFTNPSKQYLDVTHPGHDNLFLRWYAILDSWFKKALAAEELAGKPVNKKSFNNIITNAMLEETNSLLNDPLYKEIINNMSDEATTLLRTVVEMLKYSDFDIYDLLRGFGSLANWIYQDTGEDFIPNEANVSHIEKVYNADNQLDGYQKKLSFVSPTSKYGELILREYGLESNNTSYKKNSFFDLLSTWAHGSFDTNSNSDADALHEFINNTISSKGGYLGKLINNIDQAMGDDWFDNIFLNKNWNITAAGKGIDGSTLGRVIKNGQLVGVRYQLDYYGSKDRSTDLNHHQEPLRYTNSVTGRAANWDKNHPKDRLDVPNMAPDDSWNKADWEAYDGLGNEYLKDSDQVKYSYVVEFDDEARMLERLIQKDDINVKAFKMCDFAWYYNNKRYY